One genomic segment of Acinetobacter sp. C26M includes these proteins:
- the hpxO gene encoding FAD-dependent urate hydroxylase HpxO: protein MNIAIVGAGMGGLTAGIALKKFGHQVTIYEQAAEILPVGAAISLWSNGVKCLNYLGLTEQIQALGGQMESLAYMDGLSQQTMTQFSLTPLYKEVGQRAYPIARADLQQLLMRQFGLEDIKLGMKMTEIETHQDDVTIHFQDGSQITADLLIGADGTHSLTRKFVLGYQVERRYAGYVNWNGLVEVDEEIAPALQWTTYIGEGKRVSLMPVAQNRFYFFFDVPLAAGLTNDREYYKQELKAHFQGWCQPVQKLIDCLDQQKTNRVEIHDIEPFMDFYRGRVVLLGDAAHSTTPDIGQGGCQAMEDAIYLARALQINTFGLDDALKRYQNKRNDRSKEMVLRARKRCDITHMKDPEVTQEWYQSLYQEQGSHIMQGIISNIIGNPLD, encoded by the coding sequence ATGAATATTGCGATTGTAGGTGCAGGTATGGGCGGTTTAACTGCTGGTATCGCTTTAAAAAAATTTGGTCATCAGGTCACGATTTACGAACAAGCAGCCGAAATATTACCTGTTGGAGCAGCGATTTCACTTTGGTCAAATGGGGTCAAGTGCCTCAATTATCTGGGATTAACCGAGCAAATTCAGGCTTTAGGTGGACAAATGGAATCTTTGGCTTATATGGATGGACTGAGCCAACAAACCATGACCCAATTTAGTTTAACACCTTTATATAAAGAAGTTGGCCAACGTGCCTATCCTATTGCACGAGCAGATTTACAACAACTATTAATGCGGCAATTTGGTTTGGAAGATATCAAACTCGGCATGAAAATGACTGAAATTGAAACTCATCAAGATGATGTCACGATTCATTTTCAGGATGGTTCTCAAATTACAGCCGATCTATTGATTGGTGCAGATGGTACACACTCTCTCACTCGAAAATTTGTGCTCGGCTATCAAGTTGAACGTCGCTATGCAGGTTATGTGAATTGGAATGGGCTTGTTGAAGTCGATGAAGAGATTGCCCCTGCTTTGCAATGGACCACTTATATTGGTGAAGGAAAACGGGTATCACTGATGCCTGTTGCACAAAATCGTTTTTATTTTTTCTTCGATGTGCCATTAGCTGCAGGACTGACAAATGATCGTGAATATTATAAACAAGAGCTAAAAGCACATTTTCAGGGTTGGTGTCAGCCTGTACAAAAACTCATAGACTGTTTAGATCAACAAAAAACCAATCGTGTTGAAATCCATGATATTGAACCTTTTATGGATTTCTATAGAGGACGAGTGGTATTGTTAGGTGATGCAGCACATAGCACCACGCCAGACATTGGACAAGGCGGCTGCCAAGCGATGGAAGATGCGATTTACCTTGCCCGTGCCCTGCAAATCAATACCTTCGGTTTAGATGATGCCTTAAAACGCTACCAAAACAAACGGAATGATCGATCCAAAGAAATGGTACTCAGAGCACGTAAACGTTGTGATATCACTCATATGAAAGATCCAGAAGTGACCCAAGAATGGTATCAATCACTATATCAGGAACAAGGCTCACATATCATGCAAGGGATTATTAGCAATATTATTGGTAATCCACTGGATTAA
- a CDS encoding FCD domain-containing protein: MSPQAMLNGKSSQVTEQAVEVIHQRIQQNTYAVGSALPSQRDLALQLGISRASLREALTRLAALGLLEIKAGKGVYVISQHSQAAEQWDGEHRISLKDFYQLRYVLEGFCALLACEYLTAQDKSILEQHHQALTSAIQEQNWQAASEADYAFHQHIILLSHNQSIIQTLKMHTEWIKKSQILPFLQPNLAFKTIQEHEVILQALFKQDAAAAEKAMQAHIIGAAQRAGVYFSRHENV, from the coding sequence ATGAGTCCACAAGCGATGCTCAATGGAAAATCATCTCAGGTGACTGAGCAAGCGGTGGAAGTAATTCATCAACGCATTCAACAAAATACTTATGCAGTCGGTTCTGCCTTACCATCACAACGTGATCTTGCTCTTCAATTAGGAATCAGCCGTGCTTCTTTACGTGAAGCATTAACCCGTCTTGCAGCCTTAGGTCTGTTAGAAATCAAGGCTGGTAAAGGTGTTTACGTTATTTCACAGCATAGCCAAGCGGCAGAACAATGGGATGGTGAGCATCGAATTTCACTCAAGGATTTCTACCAATTACGTTATGTACTGGAAGGCTTTTGTGCACTGCTCGCCTGTGAATATTTAACCGCACAAGATAAATCTATCTTAGAACAACATCATCAAGCACTCACTAGTGCAATTCAAGAACAGAATTGGCAAGCAGCTTCTGAAGCTGATTATGCTTTTCATCAGCACATTATCCTATTAAGCCATAATCAATCTATTATTCAGACACTTAAAATGCATACTGAATGGATCAAAAAGAGTCAAATTCTGCCTTTCCTACAACCTAATTTGGCATTTAAAACCATTCAGGAACATGAAGTCATTCTACAAGCCTTATTTAAACAAGATGCTGCAGCGGCAGAAAAAGCCATGCAAGCGCATATTATTGGGGCTGCGCAACGGGCGGGTGTGTACTTTTCTCGACATGAGAATGTTTAA
- the alc gene encoding allantoicase: MTVHIAKSIALPNHFQSLTNLADARIGAGIVSCSDEFFAEAVRMLQSTPAQFIEGKYDDHGKWMDGWETRRKREAGYDWCIVRLGVTGVVSGFDIDTSFFTGNYPASASIKGCYAPDDQLEGITWTTLLENTVLSPDQHHFFDCSAQKITHIRINIFPDGGIARLRVYGRVVLENIDTTQQMDLIGLKNGGRIVAFSDAHFGHPNNLLSPHRGLNMGDGWETKRRRAPGFDWCIIALGQTGQIEKIEVDTAYFKGNFPAFCSIQAAYVEDATDAQLIPQSMFWPFLLEQQPLTMDNIHEYVAEVLQHQKVNYIRVNMIPDGGISRIRLWGKVVK; encoded by the coding sequence ATGACAGTGCATATTGCTAAAAGCATAGCCTTACCTAACCATTTTCAAAGCCTAACCAATCTTGCGGATGCCAGAATTGGTGCAGGTATCGTGAGTTGTTCCGATGAGTTTTTTGCAGAAGCTGTAAGAATGTTGCAAAGCACACCCGCTCAATTCATCGAAGGAAAATATGATGATCACGGCAAATGGATGGATGGTTGGGAAACACGGCGCAAGCGTGAAGCAGGTTATGACTGGTGTATTGTTCGTTTAGGTGTGACAGGGGTTGTATCAGGATTTGATATTGATACCTCATTCTTTACAGGCAATTATCCAGCATCTGCTTCCATTAAGGGCTGTTATGCGCCAGATGATCAATTGGAAGGTATAACATGGACGACATTATTAGAAAATACCGTTCTATCTCCAGATCAGCATCATTTTTTTGATTGCTCAGCACAGAAAATTACTCATATTCGGATCAATATTTTCCCTGATGGTGGTATCGCCCGTTTACGTGTGTATGGCCGTGTGGTGCTCGAAAATATTGATACAACTCAGCAGATGGATTTAATTGGTTTAAAAAATGGCGGGCGTATTGTGGCCTTTAGTGATGCGCATTTCGGCCATCCGAATAATTTGCTTAGTCCTCATCGCGGTTTAAACATGGGCGATGGTTGGGAGACAAAACGCCGCCGTGCACCAGGCTTTGATTGGTGCATTATTGCTTTAGGACAAACAGGGCAGATTGAAAAAATTGAAGTGGATACTGCTTACTTTAAAGGCAATTTTCCTGCATTTTGTTCGATTCAAGCCGCTTATGTTGAAGATGCAACCGATGCGCAGCTTATTCCACAGAGTATGTTCTGGCCCTTTTTATTGGAGCAGCAGCCTTTGACCATGGACAATATTCATGAGTATGTTGCGGAAGTACTTCAACATCAAAAAGTGAATTATATCCGTGTCAATATGATTCCTGATGGTGGGATTAGTCGGATTCGTTTATGGGGGAAAGTGGTTAAGTAA
- a CDS encoding ureidoglycolate lyase, with product MHEKNIEIRPLTQDSFAPFGDVIEKCGKDFIPINQGLTERYHALSLAQISGDQAAVGMSIFHNLFATSVPFQIEMLERHPHGSQSFIPLQQQKFIIVVALPFDQTRPDEQRIYAFISNGQQGISYHQGVWHHPLITLEANSDFLVVDRIGGGSNCDVHHLSQPCWITEALVQSEIVNL from the coding sequence ATGCATGAAAAAAATATTGAAATTCGACCTTTAACTCAAGATAGCTTTGCACCATTTGGCGATGTGATTGAAAAGTGTGGCAAAGACTTTATCCCAATTAATCAGGGGCTCACTGAACGTTATCATGCGCTTTCTTTGGCACAGATTTCAGGAGATCAGGCCGCAGTTGGGATGAGTATTTTTCATAATCTGTTTGCAACATCGGTTCCATTTCAGATTGAGATGCTAGAACGACATCCTCACGGTTCACAGTCCTTTATTCCGCTGCAACAACAGAAATTTATTATTGTTGTGGCACTGCCGTTTGATCAAACACGACCTGATGAGCAGCGAATTTATGCTTTTATCAGCAATGGGCAGCAGGGAATCAGTTACCATCAAGGGGTATGGCACCATCCTTTAATTACCTTAGAGGCAAACAGTGATTTTCTCGTGGTTGATCGGATTGGTGGTGGCAGTAATTGTGATGTCCATCATTTATCTCAACCGTGCTGGATCACTGAGGCTTTAGTGCAGTCAGAGATTGTGAATCTCTGA
- a CDS encoding 2OG-Fe(II) oxygenase family protein, protein MNSANVTALAENDYSLEELQKEARMGALGQETFEREVRVIDLSDFEQRKYEIAEQLWAAATDIGFFQVSHHGIPIEQIQTAFDMTQQFFSLPEPVKARYPLNRNAGWESKAQVRPSTSTPDQKESYQITRPRMEGLYPTEQELPDFKNTMLEFEHACWQVGMKILSCFAYKLGFTDNFFSLAHDPEQESYQSTLRMLHYYAIDPTLKDQLGLWRAGAHTDFDCLTLLFQRKGQGGLQVCPGKDMEQQQWTSIEPRDDVITCNIGDMLMRWSDDQLPSNFHRVKNPEANEYQGARYSLAFFCQANEDVLIESPQQKYPAITAKEYLKQRISANFKGKY, encoded by the coding sequence ATGAATAGCGCCAACGTGACTGCATTAGCTGAAAATGACTACAGCTTAGAAGAACTACAAAAAGAAGCTCGTATGGGAGCTTTGGGTCAAGAAACCTTTGAACGCGAAGTTCGGGTGATTGATTTATCTGACTTCGAACAACGTAAGTATGAAATAGCCGAGCAGCTTTGGGCCGCTGCAACTGATATTGGCTTTTTTCAAGTCTCGCATCATGGTATCCCAATTGAGCAAATCCAAACTGCATTTGACATGACACAACAGTTTTTTTCTCTGCCTGAACCTGTCAAAGCACGCTACCCACTTAATCGAAATGCAGGCTGGGAAAGTAAAGCTCAGGTTCGTCCATCGACCAGTACCCCAGACCAAAAAGAATCCTATCAAATTACCCGCCCACGAATGGAGGGGCTTTATCCGACCGAACAAGAGCTGCCTGACTTTAAAAATACTATGCTGGAGTTTGAACATGCCTGTTGGCAAGTCGGTATGAAAATACTCTCTTGTTTTGCCTATAAACTGGGCTTTACAGATAATTTCTTTAGCCTTGCCCATGATCCTGAACAAGAAAGCTATCAAAGTACCTTAAGAATGTTGCACTACTATGCCATTGATCCTACTTTAAAAGATCAATTAGGCCTATGGCGTGCAGGTGCACATACCGATTTTGATTGTTTGACCTTATTGTTCCAACGTAAAGGTCAAGGTGGTCTGCAAGTTTGCCCTGGTAAGGATATGGAACAACAACAATGGACCAGTATCGAACCACGTGATGATGTAATCACCTGTAATATTGGCGATATGCTGATGCGTTGGAGTGATGATCAATTACCTTCTAATTTCCATCGTGTCAAAAATCCAGAAGCCAATGAGTATCAAGGGGCTCGTTATAGTCTGGCGTTCTTCTGTCAAGCCAATGAAGATGTGCTGATTGAAAGTCCACAACAGAAATATCCAGCAATCACAGCCAAAGAATATTTAAAACAACGAATTAGTGCGAATTTTAAAGGGAAATACTAA
- a CDS encoding ABC transporter substrate-binding protein: protein MNIQHYVGKGRRTVIASTLLGLGILLSSTSDAADKLVLQTTWFAQAEQGGYYQALAQGIYKKYGLDVDIKIGGPQVNNMTLLLSKRADIIINYDLQVLKGIESNFPIKAVAAPFQFDPQGVLTHSDVKSLADLKGKTILVSTSGQASWWPWLKGKYKLDAAQARPYTFNMQPFLAGKNVVQQAYATSEVFQAKKAEPSSNFFLFADAGYPAYGGILVTRNDVIQNKPDVLRRFVQASMEGWKNYLADPRLGNSIIKKENPNMNDELLTFAVGQMRKLKLIDGGDAKTQGIGVMTDARWKATRDFMVNAGLLKAQTNWKTAYTTQFVKASK, encoded by the coding sequence ATGAATATTCAGCACTATGTAGGCAAAGGGCGACGTACTGTTATCGCAAGCACGTTATTGGGTTTAGGAATACTTCTTAGTTCAACCAGTGATGCAGCCGATAAACTTGTTTTACAAACCACATGGTTTGCACAAGCCGAGCAAGGGGGATATTACCAAGCACTGGCACAAGGAATTTATAAAAAATACGGACTCGATGTCGATATTAAAATTGGTGGGCCACAGGTCAATAATATGACCTTATTATTATCAAAACGTGCCGATATTATTATTAATTATGACCTACAGGTTCTAAAAGGCATCGAAAGCAACTTTCCCATCAAAGCGGTGGCAGCTCCATTCCAGTTTGATCCACAAGGTGTTTTAACCCACAGCGATGTAAAGTCTTTGGCCGATCTCAAAGGTAAAACCATTCTGGTCTCGACCAGCGGACAAGCAAGCTGGTGGCCTTGGTTAAAAGGCAAATATAAATTAGATGCTGCACAGGCACGCCCTTATACCTTCAATATGCAGCCATTCTTAGCAGGCAAAAATGTCGTCCAGCAAGCCTATGCCACCTCAGAAGTCTTTCAGGCGAAAAAAGCTGAGCCATCGAGCAATTTCTTTCTATTTGCTGATGCGGGTTACCCTGCTTATGGCGGCATTTTAGTCACACGTAATGATGTCATTCAAAATAAACCTGATGTGCTGCGCCGTTTTGTCCAAGCGTCGATGGAGGGATGGAAAAACTATTTGGCTGATCCACGCTTGGGCAATAGCATCATTAAAAAAGAAAACCCGAATATGAATGATGAATTGCTGACTTTTGCAGTGGGGCAAATGCGAAAATTGAAATTGATTGATGGTGGTGATGCCAAGACCCAAGGCATTGGTGTTATGACGGATGCGCGTTGGAAAGCAACGCGAGATTTTATGGTGAACGCAGGCTTACTCAAAGCTCAAACCAATTGGAAAACCGCTTATACCACGCAGTTTGTTAAAGCTAGCAAATAA
- a CDS encoding ABC transporter ATP-binding protein: protein MNSALSIEIPIQESSNFITPMIMARGVEKTYPNGTNALQRLDLNIARGEIISLLGPSGCGKSTLLKMFADLEQPSAGLVRWNGKADIQSQCKMAMVFQEATLMPWANIEDNVRLPLDLQHIAKSTSTPKVQAALKAVGLEKFSTAYPRELSGGMQMRASLARALVTEPDLLLMDEPFGALDEFSRHKLDSDIRQLWSERDLTVVFVTHSIYEAVYLSSRVIVMGARPGQVVADLKIKGPYQRDESFRSSDIFIQQCSHLSQLLVEASGGHAHD from the coding sequence ATGAATTCTGCTTTATCAATTGAGATACCAATACAAGAATCTTCGAACTTTATTACGCCAATGATCATGGCCAGAGGGGTTGAAAAAACCTATCCCAATGGCACCAATGCCTTACAACGACTGGATTTAAATATTGCACGCGGTGAGATTATTTCATTACTGGGACCATCAGGTTGCGGTAAAAGTACCTTGCTGAAAATGTTTGCCGATCTGGAACAACCTTCTGCTGGGTTAGTACGCTGGAATGGTAAAGCTGATATTCAATCACAATGCAAAATGGCCATGGTGTTTCAGGAAGCCACGCTGATGCCGTGGGCCAATATCGAGGACAATGTACGCTTACCTTTGGATTTGCAGCATATTGCCAAATCAACCAGTACGCCCAAAGTCCAAGCTGCTTTAAAAGCCGTTGGTTTAGAAAAATTCAGCACAGCTTATCCACGTGAACTTTCAGGCGGCATGCAAATGCGTGCCTCATTGGCCAGAGCCTTAGTGACAGAACCTGATCTATTGTTGATGGATGAACCCTTTGGTGCATTAGATGAGTTTAGCCGCCATAAACTGGATAGTGATATTCGTCAATTATGGTCAGAACGAGATCTTACAGTGGTGTTTGTCACACATAGTATTTATGAAGCGGTGTATTTATCTTCGCGCGTCATTGTGATGGGCGCACGGCCAGGGCAGGTGGTGGCGGATCTGAAGATTAAAGGACCATACCAACGTGATGAGTCTTTCCGAAGCTCAGACATCTTTATTCAACAATGTTCGCATCTATCGCAATTATTGGTTGAAGCGAGTGGAGGGCATGCTCATGATTAA
- a CDS encoding ABC transporter permease, which yields MIKPLLQHPTIQRIAAPLGLGLIFLLFWQLSFQQLGVPVYVVPKPSDIVMALINQSNVLFGSLWVTLKITLLAFACAVMIGTLVAFVFVQSRVVEACFMPYAILFQVTPIVAIAPLVIIWIQNTTLALVVCAMLVAVFPILTNTTLGLRSVNKGLLNLFQINKASRWQILMRLRVPNALPYFFGGLRISCGLALIGAVVSEFVAGAGGTSAGLAYQILQAGFQLDLPLMFAALFLITCTGLGLFVVMSLLSQFFLSKWHESEQV from the coding sequence ATGATTAAACCATTGCTACAACATCCAACGATACAACGTATTGCCGCGCCATTGGGACTCGGTTTGATCTTCCTGCTGTTTTGGCAACTGAGTTTTCAACAACTGGGAGTCCCTGTGTATGTCGTGCCGAAGCCCAGTGATATTGTGATGGCGCTGATTAATCAGTCCAATGTGTTATTCGGTAGTTTATGGGTAACTTTAAAGATCACCTTATTGGCTTTCGCTTGCGCTGTGATGATTGGCACATTAGTGGCCTTTGTGTTTGTACAAAGTCGTGTGGTTGAAGCTTGTTTTATGCCTTATGCCATTTTGTTTCAGGTCACACCGATTGTTGCAATCGCACCCTTAGTCATCATCTGGATTCAAAATACAACCTTGGCTTTAGTGGTCTGTGCCATGTTAGTCGCAGTTTTTCCAATACTGACCAATACTACTCTAGGTCTACGTAGTGTTAATAAAGGTTTGCTCAATCTTTTCCAAATCAATAAAGCCAGTCGTTGGCAGATTCTGATGCGCTTACGCGTACCGAATGCTTTGCCTTATTTCTTTGGTGGTTTACGTATTTCTTGCGGTCTGGCACTGATTGGTGCTGTGGTTTCTGAGTTCGTTGCAGGCGCGGGTGGCACTAGTGCGGGCTTGGCTTATCAAATCTTACAAGCAGGTTTTCAGTTGGATTTACCGTTGATGTTTGCTGCACTATTCCTAATTACCTGCACGGGTTTGGGCTTATTTGTCGTGATGTCTTTATTAAGCCAGTTCTTTTTAAGTAAATGGCATGAGAGTGAGCAAGTATGA
- a CDS encoding amidohydrolase family protein, which produces MSSVPLNNSYLIQNAHAILTGLTGDAARCSCTDIRILSGKITEIGRLSAQPNEQVINAKDCVIYPAWVNTHHHLFQSLLKGEPQGLNQNLTSWLASTPYRFRGAFDEATFRIAVRIGLIELLRSGCATVADHHYLYWPQMPFDGAAILFDEAEKLGMRFVLCRGGATLTRGLESELPQALRPEKFEDYMVDIERLVQQYHQPDSDAFRKIVMAPTSTLHSTTAQQLRESARIARQLGIRMHSHLSETVDYLDAARAKFGMTPVQFCAEQDWIGNDVWFAHLVKLLPEEIRLLGQTQTGIAHCPQSNARLGSGIADLVALEQAGMTISIGVDGAGSNEAADMLSETHAAWLLQRARKGMLATPQYEGGQFEGGADAASIEDVIRWGTVGGAKILGLDQVGTIEVGQQADLVIYQLDDPRYFGLHDMAIGPVASGGRAHIKAMFIAGKMVMENDQLPDLDMMELAWQAKQAVKLLQQRSMDMAKIA; this is translated from the coding sequence ATGAGTTCAGTACCTTTAAATAATAGCTATTTAATTCAAAATGCCCATGCCATTTTGACAGGTTTAACTGGAGATGCAGCACGTTGTTCATGCACTGATATCCGCATCCTATCAGGTAAAATTACTGAAATAGGGCGGTTAAGTGCTCAGCCGAATGAACAGGTGATTAATGCCAAAGATTGTGTGATTTACCCAGCATGGGTAAATACCCATCACCATTTATTTCAGTCTTTATTAAAGGGTGAGCCACAAGGTTTGAATCAAAACTTGACCTCGTGGCTTGCCAGTACACCATATCGGTTTCGTGGTGCATTTGATGAAGCGACTTTTAGGATTGCAGTACGTATTGGCTTAATTGAATTATTACGTTCAGGTTGCGCAACGGTGGCAGATCATCATTATTTATATTGGCCACAGATGCCTTTTGATGGTGCAGCAATTTTATTTGATGAAGCTGAAAAATTGGGTATGCGCTTTGTGCTGTGTCGTGGCGGTGCAACCTTAACGCGTGGTTTGGAAAGTGAGTTGCCACAAGCCTTGCGTCCTGAGAAATTTGAAGATTATATGGTGGATATTGAGCGTCTGGTGCAGCAATATCATCAGCCAGATTCAGATGCATTCCGAAAAATCGTGATGGCACCGACTTCAACCTTGCATTCGACCACAGCGCAGCAATTACGCGAAAGTGCCAGAATCGCCAGACAATTGGGGATTCGGATGCATAGTCATTTATCCGAAACAGTGGATTATCTGGATGCAGCTAGAGCCAAGTTTGGTATGACCCCAGTCCAGTTTTGTGCCGAGCAGGATTGGATTGGTAATGATGTCTGGTTTGCTCATCTGGTGAAATTACTACCCGAAGAAATTCGGTTGTTGGGTCAAACTCAAACAGGTATTGCGCATTGTCCTCAGAGTAATGCTCGTTTGGGCAGTGGCATTGCCGATCTTGTTGCTTTGGAACAGGCAGGCATGACCATTTCGATTGGGGTAGATGGTGCGGGTTCCAATGAAGCTGCAGATATGTTGTCTGAGACTCATGCCGCTTGGTTATTACAACGTGCCAGAAAGGGGATGTTGGCGACACCACAATATGAGGGAGGACAATTTGAAGGTGGTGCAGATGCTGCCAGTATTGAGGATGTGATCCGTTGGGGAACAGTGGGTGGGGCCAAGATTTTAGGGCTTGATCAAGTCGGCACAATTGAAGTCGGGCAACAGGCTGACTTGGTCATTTATCAGTTAGATGATCCTCGTTATTTTGGCTTGCATGATATGGCGATTGGACCTGTGGCAAGTGGTGGACGAGCGCATATCAAGGCCATGTTTATAGCAGGGAAAATGGTGATGGAAAATGATCAGCTTCCTGATCTGGATATGATGGAGTTGGCTTGGCAAGCTAAGCAAGCGGTGAAGTTGTTACAACAGCGGAGTATGGATATGGCGAAAATAGCCTAA
- a CDS encoding dihydrofolate reductase family protein: MKVQYFAASTLDGFIATEDDSLEWLFALGELDNSSYPTFIANVGALVMGSATYEWILNNAEQVAAETGSSWPYTQPTWVFSSRKLPLIEGADIHFVQGEIAPVYAEIQSIIEDKNIWIVGGGELAGQFYDANLLDELIIQIGSVTLGKGKALFPRSVLAPALKLISVHQMGEGMVELHYTVDRKQN, from the coding sequence ATGAAAGTACAATATTTTGCAGCGAGTACACTAGACGGATTTATTGCGACCGAAGACGATTCTTTAGAATGGCTATTTGCATTAGGCGAACTAGATAACTCAAGTTATCCCACGTTTATTGCAAATGTTGGTGCTTTGGTGATGGGATCGGCAACTTATGAATGGATATTGAATAACGCAGAGCAAGTTGCTGCCGAAACAGGTTCCTCTTGGCCCTATACTCAGCCAACTTGGGTATTTTCCAGCCGTAAACTGCCCTTAATTGAAGGAGCAGATATCCATTTTGTGCAAGGAGAAATAGCTCCAGTTTATGCTGAAATACAATCCATCATTGAGGATAAGAATATCTGGATTGTAGGTGGTGGAGAATTGGCTGGTCAGTTCTATGATGCCAATTTACTTGATGAACTCATTATACAAATTGGTTCAGTCACCCTTGGGAAAGGAAAAGCACTATTTCCTCGAAGCGTATTAGCACCAGCACTTAAATTAATCTCTGTTCATCAAATGGGTGAAGGTATGGTCGAATTACATTATACCGTTGATCGTAAACAAAATTAG
- the puuE gene encoding allantoinase PuuE, with product MVWSNTDTHLTADYPRDMVGYADQPPHAQWPNQAKIAVQFVLNYEEGGEKNILHGDEGSEQFLSEISGAESYPARHLSMDSIYEYGSRVGFWRIQQEFAKRKLPMTIFAVAMALQRNPLVVEAIKNNNYDVVSHGLRWIHYQNMDLETEKQHMAEAMHILKDLFGEMPTGWYTGRDSPNTRQLLAEYDQVQYDSDYYGDDLPFWTSLRNAAGATRPHLIIPYTLDTNDMKFASPTGFNRSEDFFEYLKDAFDVLYTEGATSPKMLSIGMHCRILGRPARFKALQRFLDYVQNHDRVWICTRQQIAEHWYTHHPFQA from the coding sequence ATGGTTTGGTCCAATACAGACACTCATTTAACAGCAGATTATCCACGCGATATGGTCGGTTATGCCGATCAACCACCACATGCCCAATGGCCCAATCAAGCAAAAATCGCAGTGCAGTTTGTGCTGAATTATGAAGAAGGTGGTGAAAAAAATATTCTGCATGGTGATGAAGGGTCGGAACAGTTTTTGTCTGAAATCAGTGGTGCAGAAAGTTATCCTGCACGACATCTTTCAATGGACTCAATTTATGAATATGGCTCACGGGTCGGTTTCTGGCGCATTCAGCAGGAATTTGCCAAACGCAAATTGCCTATGACCATTTTTGCTGTAGCGATGGCGTTGCAACGGAATCCATTGGTGGTCGAAGCGATCAAAAACAATAACTATGATGTAGTCTCGCATGGCTTGCGCTGGATTCATTATCAAAATATGGATCTTGAAACAGAAAAGCAGCATATGGCTGAAGCCATGCACATTCTTAAAGATTTGTTTGGTGAAATGCCGACAGGTTGGTACACAGGCCGAGATAGCCCCAATACCCGTCAATTATTGGCGGAATATGATCAGGTGCAATATGACAGCGATTATTACGGTGATGACTTACCTTTTTGGACATCACTCCGCAATGCAGCGGGTGCAACTCGTCCGCATTTAATTATTCCCTATACACTTGATACCAATGATATGAAATTTGCTTCTCCTACGGGTTTTAATCGTAGTGAAGATTTTTTTGAATATTTAAAAGATGCTTTTGATGTCCTCTATACAGAGGGAGCAACCTCACCCAAGATGCTTTCGATTGGTATGCATTGCCGAATTTTAGGACGTCCTGCCCGCTTTAAGGCATTACAACGTTTCCTAGACTATGTACAAAATCATGATCGGGTCTGGATTTGCACGCGTCAGCAGATTGCTGAGCATTGGTATACACATCATCCTTTTCAAGCTTAG